A DNA window from Streptomyces bacillaris contains the following coding sequences:
- a CDS encoding type II toxin-antitoxin system Rv0910 family toxin encodes MAEVSAEARIEAPAGKVWAQLTDFSSYGEWNATHTGFPEGGPATLEKGAVYEENMKLMGFPAEVTWTVDELESGRLLTTRGKGPMGVALAMRYSLAPSPGGEATTVRIEGEFTGAAVSMMGGKLKDSATAALQESLRKLDGLVTP; translated from the coding sequence ATGGCCGAAGTCAGCGCGGAGGCACGTATCGAAGCACCCGCCGGGAAGGTCTGGGCGCAGCTGACGGACTTCTCGTCGTACGGAGAGTGGAACGCGACCCACACCGGCTTCCCCGAGGGCGGCCCGGCCACGCTGGAGAAGGGGGCCGTCTACGAGGAGAACATGAAGCTCATGGGCTTCCCCGCCGAAGTGACCTGGACGGTCGACGAGCTGGAGAGCGGCCGGCTGCTGACGACCCGGGGCAAGGGCCCGATGGGGGTCGCCCTGGCCATGCGCTACTCGCTCGCCCCTTCCCCGGGCGGGGAGGCCACCACGGTGCGCATCGAGGGGGAGTTCACCGGCGCGGCGGTCTCGATGATGGGCGGCAAGCTCAAGGACTCCGCGACGGCGGCGCTCCAGGAGTCGCTGCGCAAGCTCGACGGCCTGGTCACCCCTTGA
- a CDS encoding Clp protease N-terminal domain-containing protein encodes MQNRTPRIPEQPAPNPVGPHGPDSPEARFTVELATVVTGARRRALRDGDRQIDTAHLLHSLVESDSEVREVFDGGPQLAKVLGYLVQRSIGYGLRWQGSVEDSGAVPVVRDPARDVAAGAEGWSPSAVAAMEGALHRAGLRGERRARGLDLLAALAADGECRAVEVLSRAGVDARWLGERAEERTAEASWWV; translated from the coding sequence GTGCAAAACCGGACGCCGCGGATCCCTGAACAGCCCGCCCCGAACCCCGTCGGACCCCACGGGCCCGACAGCCCCGAGGCCAGATTCACCGTCGAACTGGCCACGGTGGTGACGGGTGCGCGCAGGCGTGCGCTGCGGGACGGCGACCGGCAGATCGACACCGCCCACCTGCTGCACTCTCTCGTCGAGAGCGACTCCGAGGTCCGTGAAGTCTTCGACGGCGGACCGCAGTTGGCGAAGGTGCTCGGCTACCTCGTGCAGCGCAGCATCGGTTACGGGCTCCGCTGGCAGGGGTCGGTGGAGGACTCCGGGGCCGTTCCCGTCGTCCGGGACCCGGCTCGGGACGTGGCGGCGGGCGCCGAGGGGTGGTCGCCGTCCGCCGTCGCCGCGATGGAGGGGGCGCTGCACCGTGCCGGCCTCCGTGGGGAGCGGCGGGCCCGGGGCCTCGACCTCCTCGCCGCCCTGGCCGCCGACGGGGAGTGCCGTGCGGTGGAGGTGCTGAGCCGGGCCGGTGTGGACGCGCGGTGGCTGGGGGAGCGGGCGGAGGAGCGTACGGCGGAGGCGTCCTGGTGGGTGTGA